The window CTACGGCTCTTCCGGGTCACAAGACCCGGTCACCAGCACGCACCCTGGTCGCGGTGGCAACACTCCGATCTGACCGTCCTCTTGCGGGAGACCTCACGACAAAGAAACCCGGAACGCCCCACAGCCCGTCGGTGTCTGTCTGCTGCTGAGGGTTCTCCCCCGTCGGTCAGAGGCCCCAGCCGCCTCGGGTGATGCTCTTCGCCTGCTTGCCGTCAAACGACCACAGCTCGAGACCGCCCCCCTCGTAGTAGACCGAGTGCAACGCGGCACACATGGCGCCTCGGCCCTCGAGATCGACGACCCCGGCAAAGCGGTAGAACTGGCCCATGTCGTTCGATCCCTGACCGGCGTCGAGGTGCAAGGGTTCGACGTGCAAGGCGCTGGCGCGGCGGAGTCGGTCGACTTTCGCGTGATGCCGGCATCGGCGATGTTGTCGCGCGAGTGCGCGCAGACCAGCCACTCGGGATCACCGTCGCCCAGGAGATCGACCTTCACGCACTGCGTGACCCGCGCCTTCTCGACCTTGATGCCCTTCTGACGCAGCAGCTCGGTGATGGCGCCCACCACCGCGGGGTCGCTGACTGCCTGACCGTGCCGGGGCTGACGCGGGGAACCGCCGCGCACCGCCACGCCCTGCTCCGGCGCGCGTCGCGCCAACGGGGCCACCAGCGAGCCTGACTCATCGGCCTTGATGGGCGAGGCGCTGAGGGGCGCTGCCTCTCCGCTGAGCGTGAACAGTCGCCAGCTCGAAGCCCCCTTGGCTGCTTGCGCGTCGGGACTGGCCGCGCGCCACTTCCCTCCGGCGCACTGGCTGACCACCTCGACGGCGCTGTTGCCTTTGCTCACATTGCCGATGGTGACCGTGGAGGGCGCAGCCTGAACCCGACAGACAGCGCAGAGAACGACAAGAAGGGCGGCCTTGAGAGTTCTTCGCATGCACGCATGTTTCTACGCGCCCCCCCTCTCGCCCCCTCCGGGCCGACACGAGGGCGCGCAGATCGGTAGAGCTCGCCCGGGCAAGGGAAAGGTGTGACCCTCAAAGAATAGCGCTAGGGGGGAAAGCGTGCATGACGCGACTGTACCGACCTCTGGTTCTGATCTGCCTCATCAGCCTCACGGCGGGGGTCATGTACATGATCGCCCGCGTGATTGGCATGGGGCAGCACTTCCAGGTGGTGCAGCTCAACACAATCAACGAGACGAAGCTTCTCACGCTGCTCGATCTGCTGGCCATCAATGCCATCGGATCAGCCATCCTGTTGCAGCAGATGCTCGGCTCCAAGCGACGTCCCGTCCTGAGTGCCCTGGGCATCGCGCTGCTTCTCCTCGTCACCTGGGAGTGCGAGGCGAGGCTCGCTTTCGCGGCGGCCCCGTCGCTGTACGTTCGAGACGTCGACCTGGGCGTCGACTTCTCCCCATGCTATGACCAGACCCATCCCCCCATTGGACGCATCCACATCAACTCCCTCGGCGCCCGCAGCGATGAACCCTCAGGAAATGACGGACGCCGCCCGCTGAAGGTCCTCTGCCTCGGCGACTCGACCCTGTTCGGAGTAGGGCTCGATCAGGCCGATATCTTTTCGAGCGTTCTGCAGGGCGATCTGCAGGCACGTTTTCCCGACCGTCGCGTCGAGGTCATGAACATCGCCCGCCCCGGCAGCTATGCGGCCGTCGGCGTCTGGCTTCTCAAGTACCGCTGGATAGGCTGGAAGCCAGACATCGTCATCGCCGCCTACAACAACGACAGCGGCTCGACCTACTCGGCCCCGCTTGCGCCTCCAACGACCCGGACCGCCTGGCCCTTCCCCTTCCGCAGCCTCGCGCTGTACCGCCTGCTGGGACAGGTCATCGCCCACGAGCAGACGCGCCTGCACCCCCTGCATCTGCATTGTCCCACCCCCACGGTCGACCTGTTCAAGTACAGCCTGCACGAGATGTCGACCCTGGTACAGCCCTGGGGGGGAACCGCGATCTTCATCTCGCTCCCCCATTTCGTGAACGAGCGGGGGCTCTCGTCAGACTTCCGCAAGGCGGCCAGGCAGCAGATGAAGGCCGACAACGGAGTGTTCGCCGATCTCGAGACCGCGATTCCGCAAGAGTCGAGCTACTACCTCAACGTGATGAACGACCCAGTGCACCTGAGCGCTAGAGGCAACCTCACCCTCGAGCGCGCGCTGCTTCCCACAGTCGCCTCCCTGGTGCGATGACCCCCTGCGATTCGCGGGCCGCCTCGGTCGTCGTTCAGCCGAGACCTTCAGACGAGGGTGAGGCCGCTCGCACTGTGGTTGCGGCATCTGCACCCGGTCGCGGCTGCACGGGTCCGAACCGCTCGGGCACGATGGGCGTGATGCGCGCATAGAACTCGGCAAGCCGCCGAAAGTCGGCGTCGATGTCGCCAGACGGTTGAATCGGAGGGCCAAAGCCGGCTTCTCTGCGCTTGCCATCGAGATACGCCGGGATGATGGGGACCCCCGCAAGATTGGCGATGTGCCAGAACCCGGTCTTCCACCCCTCAGTTCGCTTGCGCGTTCCCTCGGGGGCGATGGCCAGCACCAGTCGCTCGCGCGCGTTGAACAGCTCAACCGCCTGGGCCACCGCG is drawn from Pseudomonadota bacterium and contains these coding sequences:
- a CDS encoding acyltransferase; amino-acid sequence: MGLAIANLPEMSQLFNTVRRGTTKMFLKGVGWYFLAPPADLPRYVMIGAPHTSWFDFPMLMSALALYDLPLEWMAKESMFRPPFGRLMRAMGGIPVDRSRRHNAVAQAVELFNARERLVLAIAPEGTRKRTEGWKTGFWHIANLAGVPIIPAYLDGKRREAGFGPPIQPSGDIDADFRRLAEFYARITPIVPERFGPVQPRPGADAATTVRAASPSSEGLG